In Pseudobdellovibrionaceae bacterium, the following proteins share a genomic window:
- a CDS encoding TrkH family potassium uptake protein — protein sequence MNLRVVCLYVSSLLMLLALFLVAPLAVAVIDNNGDGVFAYGMTAVLVVIVALVLRKVGGRAKAEIHRKDAFGVVAFIWIALGFFGGLPFYLEGAIPSLSSSIFEAVSGFTTTGATVVADVDGLSRSTNLWRCLSHWIGGMGIVVLFVAVFPQMGVGAKQLFRTEAPGPVSEDLKPRIRQTALRLWWIYAGLTSICLVLLHLAGMNLFESFCHAFSILSTGGFSTRGASIGAFRSPVIDWISIVFMLLGGLNFGLYYGLIKGQLRSFWRNYELRFFLGINLLVGGVITLLTLDRHGGFFESLRYSLFQTVAVTTTTGLMTEDFDAYPNLARFLLFVCMFIGASAGSTAGGLKASRVFVMYRAVLHELRSVLHPQAVFSFRLGGATIPGYVVNGILLFFCAYFLLFAFGSILMVFLGLDLMTAMSSVVACLSSVGPGLSGVGPLQNYEFIPALGKMALSFLMIAGRLEIFVLFAVFYPECWRR from the coding sequence TTGAATCTAAGAGTCGTTTGTTTATATGTGTCTTCTTTGTTGATGCTATTGGCTTTGTTTTTGGTGGCCCCTCTTGCAGTGGCCGTCATTGACAACAATGGTGATGGTGTTTTTGCCTACGGTATGACCGCAGTGCTGGTTGTGATCGTGGCTTTGGTGTTGAGAAAGGTAGGAGGCAGGGCAAAGGCGGAGATCCACCGCAAAGATGCCTTTGGCGTAGTGGCTTTTATTTGGATTGCCCTGGGCTTTTTTGGTGGATTGCCTTTTTATTTGGAGGGCGCCATCCCCTCCCTTTCCAGCTCCATCTTTGAGGCAGTCTCTGGCTTTACTACGACTGGCGCGACGGTTGTGGCAGATGTGGATGGCTTGAGTCGGTCGACAAATCTGTGGAGGTGTTTGTCTCACTGGATTGGCGGCATGGGGATTGTCGTGCTGTTTGTGGCCGTATTTCCTCAAATGGGAGTCGGGGCCAAACAGTTGTTTCGCACGGAGGCTCCAGGCCCCGTGTCAGAGGATTTGAAGCCACGTATTCGGCAAACAGCTTTGCGGTTATGGTGGATTTACGCCGGGTTAACCAGTATTTGTCTTGTCCTTCTTCATTTGGCTGGAATGAATCTTTTTGAGAGTTTTTGTCATGCCTTTTCGATTTTATCGACGGGTGGGTTTTCCACGCGTGGGGCAAGTATTGGGGCTTTTAGAAGTCCGGTTATTGATTGGATCTCTATTGTGTTCATGCTGCTGGGAGGTCTTAACTTTGGTCTTTACTATGGTCTCATCAAAGGACAGCTAAGATCCTTTTGGCGTAATTACGAATTGCGATTTTTCCTTGGGATCAATCTGCTGGTGGGTGGAGTGATCACCCTTTTGACCTTAGACCGCCATGGCGGTTTTTTTGAGTCTCTCCGTTACAGTTTGTTTCAGACTGTCGCTGTTACTACGACCACTGGATTGATGACCGAAGACTTCGATGCCTACCCAAATTTGGCTAGGTTCCTGCTGTTTGTGTGTATGTTTATTGGGGCAAGTGCCGGATCAACAGCTGGTGGACTGAAGGCCTCCCGGGTCTTTGTCATGTATCGGGCAGTTCTTCACGAACTTCGCTCAGTGCTTCATCCTCAAGCAGTTTTTTCGTTCCGCCTAGGGGGAGCAACAATTCCGGGCTATGTGGTTAATGGCATTTTATTGTTTTTTTGCGCTTACTTTCTGCTCTTTGCGTTTGGGTCAATCTTAATGGTTTTTTTGGGATTGGACCTGATGACGGCCATGAGTTCGGTTGTGGCTTGCTTATCGAGTGTAGGTCCCGGACTCTCCGGTGTCGGGCCACTGCAGAACTATGAGTTTATCCCTGCCTTGGGCAAGATGGCCTTAAGTTTTTTGATGATTGCGGGACGTCTGGAGATATTTGTTTTGTTTGCCGTGTTTTATCCGGAGTGTTGGCGGCGTTAG
- a CDS encoding mechanosensitive ion channel — protein MEDKSYLLEEIDRSLAWFSWYGLAALFWIIAVGFAVFFTVQALLRHLERTGWSRRLHVPTLRVVFNLIFPLFFVINATFFMARRSVLFELAGLVALVAMLIVLLVEFSRGLMPAVAMLVTAGLGEGDWIQIGGSKGRLQRVGLFRCQLQNSEGESYFVPTRTISRLGLKKLAKGMIHPLDFHVSLGDRSPSPDFVMRLEKHLYFSPYRAKTGKIRVSMDENKNVLISMELLSQLHSDQAEAYARKMLDASLQEDLRV, from the coding sequence TTGGAAGATAAATCCTATCTGCTCGAAGAGATTGATCGTTCACTGGCCTGGTTTTCTTGGTATGGATTGGCCGCTCTGTTTTGGATTATTGCTGTGGGCTTTGCCGTGTTCTTCACTGTACAGGCCCTCTTGCGTCACCTGGAAAGGACGGGGTGGTCGCGACGACTTCACGTGCCCACCCTGCGCGTGGTTTTTAACCTCATCTTTCCCTTGTTTTTTGTCATTAACGCCACCTTTTTCATGGCCCGTAGGAGTGTGCTTTTCGAATTGGCGGGTCTCGTGGCATTGGTTGCCATGCTCATCGTCCTACTGGTGGAATTCAGTCGCGGACTCATGCCGGCTGTGGCCATGTTGGTGACGGCCGGCCTGGGAGAGGGGGATTGGATACAGATCGGTGGTTCTAAGGGTCGTCTGCAGAGAGTTGGCCTGTTCCGCTGTCAACTGCAGAATTCTGAGGGGGAGTCTTACTTTGTACCCACACGCACCATCAGTCGCCTAGGACTCAAAAAACTAGCTAAGGGAATGATTCATCCGTTGGACTTTCATGTGTCGCTGGGGGATCGGTCGCCATCCCCGGATTTTGTCATGCGTTTGGAGAAGCATCTTTACTTTTCGCCCTATAGGGCAAAGACAGGCAAAATTAGGGTGAGCATGGATGAGAACAAAAATGTGTTGATCTCTATGGAACTCCTCTCCCAACTTCATTCGGATCAAGCGGAGGCTTATGCCAGGAAAATGCTTGATGCCAGCCTCCAGGAAGACTTAAGAGTCTGA
- a CDS encoding cation:proton antiporter translates to MFRQVVVLGILLAAMIALKTLGVAQTGGVPLFLASVGFVLLAAYSASEIAGRFKLPKVTGYILAGVILGPGVMNVLSTSVVEDIKMFSTLALGLIALNAGLELRFESLRQVSKTLLATIGFKIITLALLVGGGFFLVQRQFQIIATGSAMADLALAMIFAALSIGTSPAIALAVTNEAQSKGRMTDLVLGMAVAKDLIVVLVLAFVLAMAGVLTDDDGGQTASHASVVVHLLIELGLSLLAGGVLGGLLMLYLHFVRREMLLFVAATILGVAELSAAFKLELLLVFIIAGMVVGNFSKWEGELHRPLEKISLPVFIVFFTNAGAALDLSGVKSVGLLALLLFALRAISYYFSSRWGSKLGGENSKVTESSWLAYLPQAGVTLGLVGVAAHELPALAGPIELVGMGMVALNLLVGPVTLRQALQATIPRVATEDQSAHGERTELAPIEVSDLHPSLDLRDVHDEEVRTRAKDLFAQLEQGFEDLMGARFQPLVSGVIEDLQSHIGSKGVFNDEILDAMEEQTFRLRQRAKAVLSLYQKQDGLLLQQSSVVTVPFREEHFRWQTGDSWSIRIKKMGLRFKLFLNPKHRPLRREVPLQSIVRYHLCPALSQFSWTFSNNWIRAVYLITEEVRRGLVAGNVEEKEIWTKCQELLKGSLDLAQSDFRFMLSKAGRGLSWSLNNVGSPFLRSDEVRFSLAEPEVSRYLHGAEADVKLWEEKFLFVNNTLRAHLMTGYIQKVVDEIIEGRCLQPLEGAREMVHHVCGELKGHLAEVKKRLATITPETQVDVKAMENNIRAVGADCLRKLRFRSLSLGSNRLLNRDLTHAIRERLPVHQRELEILTEDSIGRDVYRPQELDVISINLDNNFHESVLIEVLPLIESRMERVFGFNESLAVECEDALNVLEYSLESTHGSAAEEFAEAKSNAEGAVARAIDKISDLENDFLKQLSQTEEDVHQFIGEANTELWKGLHRAGVVDSATTRIRGVQGWLAQKWEVRKRVIGEKTRRVGKDLRRSLKVLEGHQAATALRERIHEGRLDAQVVRSYLEDHYLAQTREELPRLYQRLFSLDPLQDRRFFSAHREALDVVLGQGRQQNIGRRLLVTAEPGMGRTSLLNICQLEFPNARIVRLEQDVYHTTTRILPALGAELGTDASINNLLRELRRQNMVVMIDNLDNWLQPSGYEGMERFCDLVVRAPENVSWIATIRDPNYGLFQDAFDLRSVFTEVVRLKPLDGECLRRVIYDRHKLSGLELEFASSLGLDRIKQIWKTGDEHLFFSTLKSRSHGNLRLALALWVHSLEGVSGDRLQISLHKSMVEGFGFLDAFSEGSLILLKELYRYGPRTIGQLRESLIWDVRILRRELNSLEATGLVARCDRDGRIYQIPPDLTFSIGTHFQDTHWV, encoded by the coding sequence GTGTTTAGACAAGTCGTGGTACTTGGAATTCTTCTCGCGGCAATGATTGCCTTGAAGACCTTGGGAGTGGCGCAAACGGGAGGGGTACCCTTGTTTTTGGCCAGTGTTGGCTTTGTGCTCCTGGCGGCCTATTCGGCCTCTGAAATTGCCGGCCGGTTTAAATTGCCGAAGGTGACGGGTTACATTTTGGCAGGTGTCATTTTGGGCCCTGGAGTGATGAATGTCCTCAGTACATCAGTCGTTGAGGATATTAAGATGTTTAGCACCCTGGCTTTGGGGCTCATTGCCTTGAATGCTGGGTTGGAGTTGCGTTTTGAATCTTTGCGTCAGGTTTCTAAGACTCTGCTGGCGACCATTGGCTTTAAGATCATCACTCTGGCATTACTGGTGGGCGGTGGCTTTTTCCTTGTACAGCGGCAGTTTCAAATCATTGCCACTGGCAGTGCTATGGCGGATTTGGCCTTGGCAATGATCTTTGCGGCTCTCTCCATTGGCACGTCTCCCGCAATTGCTTTGGCGGTTACCAACGAGGCTCAGTCCAAGGGGCGAATGACCGATTTGGTCTTGGGCATGGCAGTAGCCAAAGATTTGATAGTGGTGTTGGTGTTGGCCTTTGTATTGGCGATGGCGGGAGTGCTTACTGATGATGATGGAGGTCAAACCGCGAGTCATGCCTCGGTTGTGGTGCATCTTTTGATTGAACTCGGCCTATCTCTGCTTGCTGGCGGAGTATTGGGTGGACTGCTGATGCTTTATTTGCATTTTGTTCGCCGAGAGATGCTGCTGTTTGTGGCAGCAACCATTCTTGGTGTGGCCGAGCTGAGTGCTGCCTTCAAGCTGGAATTACTTTTAGTGTTTATTATTGCAGGCATGGTGGTGGGGAACTTTTCCAAGTGGGAGGGTGAGCTTCATCGACCTTTGGAAAAAATCAGCCTTCCTGTATTTATCGTGTTTTTTACCAATGCCGGAGCCGCCTTGGATTTGAGTGGGGTTAAAAGTGTGGGGCTCTTGGCTCTGCTGCTGTTTGCTCTGCGGGCAATTTCCTACTATTTTTCATCCCGGTGGGGATCGAAGTTGGGTGGCGAGAATTCCAAAGTTACAGAAAGTTCATGGTTGGCCTATCTGCCTCAGGCGGGGGTGACTCTGGGCCTCGTCGGAGTGGCGGCCCATGAGTTGCCCGCTCTGGCAGGCCCCATTGAATTGGTTGGAATGGGCATGGTGGCATTGAATCTGTTAGTGGGCCCGGTGACGCTGAGACAAGCCCTTCAGGCGACGATACCCCGGGTCGCCACTGAGGATCAATCTGCCCACGGGGAAAGGACAGAGCTGGCCCCAATTGAAGTCTCAGATTTGCACCCTTCCCTCGATTTAAGGGATGTGCATGATGAGGAGGTTCGCACAAGAGCAAAGGATTTGTTCGCGCAATTGGAACAGGGTTTTGAGGACCTAATGGGAGCGCGTTTTCAGCCTTTGGTTTCTGGCGTGATCGAAGATCTTCAGAGTCATATTGGCAGCAAAGGAGTATTTAATGATGAGATTTTGGATGCCATGGAGGAGCAGACCTTTCGTTTGAGACAAAGGGCAAAAGCGGTATTATCTCTCTATCAGAAGCAAGACGGTTTGCTCCTGCAACAGTCCTCGGTAGTGACGGTTCCCTTCCGAGAGGAGCATTTTCGCTGGCAGACGGGAGACAGTTGGTCCATTCGAATCAAAAAGATGGGATTGCGGTTCAAACTGTTTTTGAACCCTAAGCATCGACCTCTGCGCCGTGAGGTTCCCCTCCAATCCATTGTCCGCTATCACCTGTGTCCGGCATTGTCTCAGTTTAGTTGGACCTTTTCTAACAATTGGATTCGTGCGGTATATCTGATCACCGAGGAGGTTCGTCGTGGCTTGGTAGCAGGCAATGTGGAGGAGAAGGAGATCTGGACAAAATGTCAGGAGTTGTTAAAGGGGAGCCTGGACCTGGCGCAGTCGGATTTTCGTTTTATGCTTTCAAAGGCAGGTCGGGGGTTGAGCTGGTCACTAAATAATGTGGGCAGTCCATTTTTGAGAAGTGATGAGGTGAGGTTTTCCCTGGCTGAACCAGAGGTCAGTCGTTATCTCCACGGTGCCGAAGCAGACGTGAAACTTTGGGAAGAAAAGTTTCTCTTTGTTAATAATACTCTACGAGCTCACCTGATGACGGGCTATATCCAGAAAGTTGTGGACGAGATTATCGAGGGCCGATGTCTACAACCATTGGAAGGTGCACGGGAAATGGTCCATCACGTCTGTGGGGAATTAAAGGGACATTTGGCTGAAGTCAAAAAACGTCTTGCCACAATCACTCCCGAAACTCAGGTTGATGTCAAAGCTATGGAAAACAATATCCGCGCCGTGGGAGCGGACTGCTTGCGGAAGCTGAGATTCAGATCTCTTTCCCTCGGTAGCAATCGACTTCTCAATCGCGATTTGACCCATGCCATCCGTGAGCGCCTGCCGGTCCATCAGCGAGAGCTCGAGATTTTGACTGAGGATTCCATTGGTCGAGATGTCTATAGGCCTCAGGAATTGGATGTCATCAGTATCAATCTGGACAACAACTTCCACGAGTCGGTTTTGATTGAAGTCCTGCCTCTCATTGAGTCACGAATGGAAAGGGTCTTTGGATTTAATGAGTCCTTGGCAGTGGAGTGTGAGGACGCTCTTAATGTTCTTGAATACTCCTTGGAGTCAACACACGGAAGTGCAGCCGAAGAGTTTGCGGAGGCCAAATCCAATGCTGAAGGTGCGGTGGCCAGGGCCATTGATAAGATTTCGGATTTGGAGAACGACTTTCTGAAGCAACTGTCTCAAACCGAGGAGGATGTTCACCAGTTTATAGGTGAGGCCAATACGGAACTTTGGAAAGGCCTCCATCGTGCTGGCGTTGTTGATTCGGCCACCACGCGGATTCGCGGGGTTCAGGGGTGGCTAGCGCAAAAGTGGGAAGTCCGCAAAAGGGTGATCGGGGAAAAAACAAGGCGGGTGGGCAAAGATCTGCGAAGGAGTCTTAAGGTACTGGAGGGCCATCAAGCAGCCACCGCCTTAAGGGAGAGGATTCATGAGGGTCGTCTGGATGCCCAAGTTGTGAGAAGTTATCTCGAAGATCATTATCTCGCCCAAACCAGAGAAGAGTTGCCGCGGCTTTACCAGAGGCTTTTTTCTTTGGACCCTCTACAGGATCGGAGATTCTTTTCGGCCCACCGGGAGGCCTTAGATGTGGTCTTGGGGCAAGGGCGACAACAAAACATTGGACGCAGACTCTTGGTGACGGCGGAGCCCGGAATGGGGCGAACCTCACTGCTGAACATCTGTCAGTTGGAATTCCCTAATGCGCGGATCGTCCGCTTAGAGCAGGATGTTTATCACACCACAACCCGAATTCTCCCTGCGCTGGGGGCGGAGCTGGGAACTGACGCCTCAATCAACAACCTTCTGCGTGAGTTACGCCGGCAAAACATGGTTGTGATGATCGACAATCTGGATAACTGGCTTCAGCCCTCCGGCTATGAGGGCATGGAGCGATTTTGCGATCTTGTTGTCCGGGCCCCTGAGAATGTGAGTTGGATCGCCACGATTCGTGACCCCAATTACGGACTCTTTCAAGATGCCTTTGATTTGCGTTCGGTCTTCACCGAAGTGGTTCGACTCAAACCTTTAGATGGTGAATGCTTGAGACGAGTGATTTATGATCGGCACAAATTAAGTGGCTTGGAGCTTGAATTTGCCAGCTCCCTCGGCCTGGATCGGATTAAGCAAATTTGGAAGACTGGGGATGAACATTTGTTCTTTAGCACTCTTAAGAGTCGCAGCCATGGCAACCTGCGCTTGGCCTTGGCTCTGTGGGTCCATAGCCTGGAGGGAGTTTCCGGCGATCGATTGCAAATTTCGCTACATAAATCCATGGTTGAAGGCTTTGGATTTTTGGACGCCTTTAGTGAAGGCTCTTTGATTCTCCTCAAGGAGCTCTATCGCTATGGCCCAAGGACAATTGGTCAATTACGGGAATCCCTGATCTGGGATGTCCGCATCTTGCGCCGTGAGTTGAATTCCCTTGAGGCTACTGGCTTGGTGGCACGTTGTGATCGGGATGGGCGCATATATCAGATTCCTCCAGATTTGACTTTTTCCATTGGTACTCACTTTCAGGACACCCACTGGGTATAG